In a genomic window of Aeromicrobium panaciterrae:
- the groES gene encoding co-chaperone GroES → MSVTIKPLEDRLVIQAVEAEQTTKSGLVIPETAKEKPQEGLVVAVGPGRVDDNGNRVPIDVAVGDKVIFSKYGGTEVKYDGEEYLILSARDVLAVVS, encoded by the coding sequence GTGTCGGTCACCATCAAGCCGCTCGAAGATCGTCTGGTCATCCAGGCTGTCGAAGCCGAGCAGACCACCAAGTCGGGTCTGGTCATTCCAGAAACCGCCAAAGAGAAGCCGCAGGAAGGTCTTGTCGTTGCAGTAGGCCCCGGTCGGGTCGACGACAACGGCAACCGCGTTCCGATCGATGTCGCCGTTGGCGACAAGGTCATCTTCAGCAAGTACGGCGGAACCGAGGTCAAGTACGACGGCGAGGAGTACCTCATCCTCTCCGCTCGCGACGTCCTCGCTGTCGTTTCGTGA
- a CDS encoding THUMP-like domain-containing protein, with protein MDLVTFEKLLSPAGQLLLDEVAQSAGKETDLALGTRLRKTYASALVAAAVTQNHLRGKAIAKFGEDASRMYFTHDALEQSTRQRVAAHRASRLASTGAESVVDLGCGIGGDLIAFARAGLRVRGVELDPVRAAVAEANLHALGLDGEVITADVRKVEIGKDEVAFIDPARRDGRGRTFSTSDLQPPWEWVCRLLEGRAVAKVMPGLAHDAVPQGVEAEWVSDGGDLVEACLWGAPFATATRRATVLPSGQGLVSIGELAALAQPGAYIYEPDDAVIRSGLVGELAGDIGGWLMDTRIAYVSSDRAVTTPLARGFRVIDELPFREKPLKAALQVRRIGTLTVKKRGVDIVPEELIKRLKLKGPNPATVIMTRVRGDGRAFLVERA; from the coding sequence ATGGATCTGGTGACGTTCGAGAAGCTGCTCTCCCCCGCGGGTCAGCTGCTGCTCGACGAGGTCGCCCAGAGTGCCGGCAAGGAGACCGACCTGGCCCTCGGCACCCGGCTCCGCAAGACGTACGCATCGGCCCTCGTCGCGGCCGCTGTGACGCAGAATCACCTGCGCGGCAAAGCGATCGCCAAGTTCGGCGAAGACGCCAGCCGGATGTACTTCACCCACGACGCTCTGGAGCAGTCGACCCGCCAACGGGTCGCTGCCCATCGAGCTTCTCGCCTGGCCTCGACAGGCGCCGAGTCTGTGGTCGACCTGGGGTGCGGCATCGGCGGCGACTTGATCGCTTTTGCCCGTGCTGGGCTCCGTGTACGCGGCGTCGAGCTGGATCCCGTACGAGCCGCAGTCGCAGAGGCCAACCTGCACGCGCTGGGTCTCGACGGTGAGGTCATCACCGCGGACGTACGCAAGGTTGAGATCGGCAAGGACGAGGTGGCGTTCATCGATCCGGCTCGACGCGATGGGCGCGGTCGTACGTTCTCCACCTCCGACCTGCAACCGCCGTGGGAATGGGTGTGCCGGCTGCTGGAAGGTCGCGCGGTGGCGAAGGTGATGCCAGGACTCGCACATGACGCGGTGCCGCAAGGCGTCGAGGCTGAGTGGGTCAGCGATGGCGGCGATCTGGTCGAGGCTTGCCTGTGGGGCGCACCCTTCGCCACGGCCACGCGCCGTGCCACCGTCCTCCCGTCGGGACAGGGACTGGTCTCGATCGGCGAGCTGGCGGCTCTCGCCCAGCCCGGTGCCTACATCTACGAACCCGACGACGCCGTCATACGGTCGGGGCTGGTCGGCGAGCTGGCCGGAGATATCGGCGGCTGGCTGATGGATACGCGCATTGCGTACGTCAGCTCCGACCGTGCCGTGACGACTCCACTGGCACGCGGTTTCCGGGTCATCGACGAGCTTCCCTTCCGTGAGAAGCCGCTCAAGGCCGCCCTGCAGGTGCGCCGCATCGGGACGCTGACGGTCAAGAAGCGGGGCGTCGACATCGTCCCCGAGGAGCTGATCAAGCGACTCAAGCTCAAGGGGCCCAATCCGGCGACCGTGATCATGACCCGCGTACGCGGCGACGGGCGGGCCTTCCTCGTCGAACGGGCATAA
- a CDS encoding ABC transporter ATP-binding protein: protein MNVIPAAEQPLRSLWKRHRVYRRRFILAVTMSTINKVADVVPELLIGAAVDVVVRGDASFVGEILGVESRYSQLGWLAAINVVVWIIESASQYVADVLWRGLAQGVEHDLRVEAYDHAQHLDMSWHESRPSGSTLATLNDDVNQLERFLDIGAPAIIQTFLNVVLVGAVFALSSWTLLLFAFTPIPVIVVGSLVFQRRLEPLYDRVREAVSDLSSALSANLAGIATIKAFTAEDRERDRIAAVSTAYRTANTDAIRSSAAFVPLVRMAILAGFTCTLLLGGWAVLRGDLEVGLYSVLVFMTQRLLWPLTDVATVLDLYQRGRASTQRILTLLAVPITVPAGTTVLAKPVQGRIELRGVRAGYADGPDVIHDLDLVVPAGETHAIVGTTGAGKSTLLRLVLRFDDPRAGTIELDGTDIRDLDWDSLRGSMAYVAQDVYMFAGTIADNIAYGRPDATRAEIEAAAEAAAARDFIDATADGFDSWVGERGVTLSGGQRQRLALARALLREPSVLVLDEATSAVDNETEAAIQRSLRVATAGCTALVVAHRLSTVRHAHRIWVLDAGRVAESGTHDDLIAADGAYAALWRVQTGELALDEPSA from the coding sequence GTGAACGTCATCCCTGCAGCCGAACAGCCCCTGCGTTCCTTGTGGAAGCGGCACCGCGTCTATCGCCGGCGCTTCATCCTCGCGGTGACCATGTCGACGATCAACAAGGTCGCCGATGTCGTGCCTGAGCTCCTGATAGGTGCCGCAGTCGACGTCGTCGTACGTGGGGACGCGTCGTTCGTCGGCGAGATCCTGGGCGTCGAGTCCCGCTACTCCCAGCTCGGCTGGCTTGCCGCGATCAACGTCGTGGTCTGGATCATCGAGTCGGCGAGCCAATACGTCGCCGACGTCCTCTGGCGCGGCCTGGCACAGGGTGTCGAGCACGACCTGCGCGTGGAGGCGTACGACCATGCCCAGCATCTCGACATGTCGTGGCACGAGTCGCGACCGAGCGGATCAACGTTGGCGACGCTCAACGATGACGTCAACCAGCTCGAACGCTTCCTCGACATCGGCGCCCCAGCGATCATCCAGACGTTCCTGAACGTGGTTCTCGTCGGCGCGGTCTTCGCCCTGTCGTCCTGGACTCTGTTGCTGTTCGCCTTCACACCGATCCCGGTGATCGTCGTCGGATCCCTGGTCTTCCAGCGCCGTCTCGAGCCGCTCTACGACCGCGTACGCGAGGCTGTTTCCGATCTCTCGAGCGCCCTCAGTGCGAACCTCGCCGGCATTGCCACGATCAAGGCGTTCACCGCTGAGGACCGCGAGCGTGACCGGATCGCCGCCGTGTCGACCGCGTACCGGACCGCGAACACCGACGCGATTCGTTCGTCGGCCGCCTTTGTGCCCTTGGTCCGGATGGCGATCCTCGCGGGCTTCACGTGCACGCTGCTCCTGGGCGGCTGGGCTGTGCTCCGCGGCGACCTCGAGGTCGGCCTCTACTCCGTGCTCGTCTTCATGACCCAGCGCCTGCTGTGGCCGCTCACCGACGTCGCCACCGTGTTGGACCTCTATCAGCGCGGTCGCGCGTCGACGCAGCGGATCCTGACCCTGCTTGCTGTGCCGATCACTGTCCCTGCCGGCACGACCGTCCTGGCCAAGCCGGTTCAGGGACGCATCGAGCTCCGCGGCGTTCGCGCTGGATATGCCGACGGTCCTGACGTCATCCACGACCTCGATCTGGTGGTTCCAGCCGGAGAGACGCACGCGATCGTAGGCACGACGGGAGCCGGCAAATCTACGCTTCTGAGATTGGTGCTCCGATTCGACGATCCGCGGGCAGGCACGATCGAACTCGATGGAACCGACATCCGCGATCTCGACTGGGACTCCCTGCGTGGGTCGATGGCATACGTCGCCCAGGACGTCTACATGTTCGCTGGCACCATCGCCGACAACATCGCGTACGGGCGCCCGGACGCGACTCGAGCCGAGATCGAGGCAGCTGCCGAGGCAGCCGCGGCCCGTGACTTCATCGACGCCACGGCCGATGGCTTCGACAGCTGGGTCGGCGAACGCGGTGTGACCCTGTCAGGCGGACAGCGCCAGAGACTCGCGCTGGCTCGAGCGTTGCTTCGCGAGCCGAGCGTGCTGGTTCTCGACGAGGCAACCAGCGCCGTCGACAACGAGACCGAGGCAGCCATCCAACGTTCGCTGCGCGTGGCGACCGCGGGCTGCACGGCGCTGGTTGTTGCCCACCGGCTGTCCACGGTCCGCCATGCCCACCGAATCTGGGTCCTCGACGCCGGACGCGTCGCGGAGTCCGGCACCCACGACGACCTGATCGCCGCTGACGGCGCCTATGCCGCTCTGTGGCGGGTTCAGACGGGCGAACTGGCGCTCGACGAGCCGTCAGCCTGA
- a CDS encoding glycoside hydrolase family 3 N-terminal domain-containing protein: MPSHRASHRAPRKSHWRRNLSVALSVVIIGGTAVWWLSRADPIETPVATTSDAASTTSPSATKKAMKWSPTSIESAAAKTLANDLSLEDLAGQLIIARHRNNAASLALVRDKHFAGVMVTSPQILDVSTNDPLSQIKAFNADIQEAGGERDYPVMVPVDQEGGLVTRLKRPMTPFPTFMSAGAAIAGDPKQGAQAVAGATKASGAELRAAGFNTVFAPIGDVTIGAADPIIGTRSAGTDPAIVAKSVVAAVTGYSQAGLISAVKHFPGHNVSADSHSALPLLASDKKRLADHDLVPFKSAIAAGAPSIMTGHLNVSSIDPGVPASMSRKVITGVLRKELGYDGLVVSDSLGMGAVVKRYPGGEAAVQAIKAGSDLALMPADNDRAYLAVLAALKSGEIPEKQARASVARVIAHLLHADAAPQLNGDAGSHAIESQALSAAAITMVSEVCGASDPVTAVRPSGSSAAVANFKAAAKEAGLSTSGGSSLAFTSSRSAYADIVVSTDRPYALANSTAPTKIALYGTELPAMRALVAVLTGKAEARGKLPVDGIAVKQC, translated from the coding sequence ATGCCCAGCCATAGGGCGAGCCACCGCGCGCCTCGAAAGTCGCACTGGCGCCGCAACCTCTCTGTTGCACTCTCGGTGGTCATCATCGGTGGCACGGCTGTCTGGTGGCTGAGTCGCGCCGATCCGATCGAGACCCCGGTGGCAACGACTTCGGACGCGGCCAGTACTACCTCGCCGTCCGCAACCAAGAAGGCGATGAAGTGGTCGCCGACATCAATCGAGAGCGCTGCCGCCAAGACTCTCGCCAACGACCTCAGCCTCGAGGACCTCGCGGGTCAGCTGATCATCGCCCGGCACCGCAACAATGCCGCCTCGCTCGCCCTCGTACGCGACAAGCACTTTGCGGGCGTGATGGTCACCAGTCCGCAGATCCTTGATGTCTCGACAAACGACCCGCTGAGCCAGATCAAGGCGTTCAACGCCGACATTCAGGAAGCAGGCGGTGAGCGCGACTACCCCGTGATGGTGCCGGTTGATCAGGAAGGCGGCCTGGTCACCAGGCTCAAGCGGCCAATGACACCGTTCCCGACGTTCATGTCGGCTGGTGCGGCGATAGCCGGAGATCCGAAGCAGGGCGCGCAAGCGGTCGCCGGGGCGACAAAAGCCTCTGGCGCTGAGTTGCGAGCCGCAGGATTCAACACGGTATTCGCGCCCATCGGAGACGTGACGATCGGTGCGGCCGACCCGATCATCGGCACCAGATCCGCCGGCACTGATCCCGCGATCGTTGCCAAGTCGGTAGTTGCAGCAGTCACTGGCTATTCGCAGGCAGGGCTCATTTCCGCGGTCAAGCACTTCCCAGGCCACAACGTCTCCGCTGACAGTCACAGCGCTCTACCGCTGTTGGCGAGCGACAAGAAGCGCCTTGCCGATCACGACCTCGTACCGTTCAAATCGGCCATTGCTGCGGGCGCGCCCAGCATCATGACGGGTCACCTCAACGTCTCGAGCATCGATCCGGGCGTTCCGGCGTCAATGTCGCGCAAGGTGATCACCGGCGTGCTGCGCAAGGAGCTCGGCTACGACGGCCTTGTCGTCAGCGACTCGCTCGGCATGGGGGCTGTGGTGAAGCGCTATCCGGGAGGCGAAGCGGCAGTACAGGCGATCAAGGCTGGCAGCGATCTGGCGCTCATGCCGGCAGACAACGATCGGGCGTACCTCGCGGTCCTGGCTGCCCTGAAGTCCGGCGAGATTCCCGAGAAGCAGGCCCGAGCGTCGGTGGCACGCGTGATCGCGCACCTGCTCCACGCCGACGCGGCACCACAGCTGAACGGCGATGCGGGGAGCCACGCGATCGAGTCACAGGCACTCAGCGCTGCCGCCATCACCATGGTCAGCGAGGTGTGCGGCGCGTCGGATCCAGTCACGGCCGTACGACCGAGTGGCTCATCCGCAGCGGTGGCCAACTTCAAGGCCGCCGCCAAGGAGGCGGGGCTGTCGACGAGCGGCGGCTCTTCGCTTGCCTTCACCAGTTCTCGGAGCGCGTACGCCGACATCGTCGTGTCGACCGATCGTCCGTACGCGCTGGCGAACAGCACGGCACCCACCAAGATCGCCCTGTACGGCACGGAGCTACCGGCGATGCGCGCGTTGGTGGCCGTGCTCACCGGCAAAGCAGAGGCCCGCGGCAAGCTTCCCGTCGACGGGATCGCCGTCAAGCAATGCTAG
- the tsaD gene encoding tRNA (adenosine(37)-N6)-threonylcarbamoyltransferase complex transferase subunit TsaD produces the protein MSEPLVLGIESSCDETGVGIVRGTELLAHALSSSMEEHVRFGGIVPEVASRAHLEAMVPTLEQAYAESGVRIQDVDAIAVTSGPGLTGALLVGVAAAKALALAHDKPLYGVNHLAAHVAVDQLEHGRFDGRMAAMLVSGGHTEILLVDDIATDITLLGQTIDDAAGEAFDKVARLLGLPYPGGPHIDRVARDGDGTAYDFPRALTGRDAEKYKYDFSFSGLKSAVARLVQHEERMGRTFNVADVAAAFQDSVCDVLTKKTIAACKDHDVDTLIIGGGVAANARLRHFAEERAAKAGITVRVPRLGLCTDNGAMVAALGAEVVRRGLPPSSLDLPVDSSMPVTQVLAA, from the coding sequence GTGAGCGAACCTCTTGTACTCGGGATTGAGTCGTCGTGTGACGAGACTGGTGTCGGCATTGTCCGTGGCACCGAGCTGCTCGCGCATGCGCTCTCATCGAGCATGGAGGAGCACGTACGTTTCGGCGGCATCGTGCCCGAGGTGGCCAGCCGTGCTCACCTCGAAGCCATGGTTCCGACGCTCGAGCAGGCGTACGCCGAGTCGGGCGTACGCATCCAGGACGTTGACGCGATCGCAGTGACCAGCGGCCCGGGACTGACCGGCGCTCTGCTGGTCGGCGTCGCTGCCGCCAAGGCACTCGCGTTGGCGCACGACAAGCCGCTCTACGGCGTCAACCATCTCGCCGCTCACGTGGCCGTGGACCAGCTGGAACATGGTCGCTTCGATGGACGTATGGCCGCGATGCTCGTCAGCGGCGGACACACCGAGATCCTGCTTGTCGACGACATCGCCACGGACATCACGCTGCTTGGCCAGACGATCGACGACGCAGCGGGGGAGGCCTTCGACAAGGTTGCCCGCCTGCTCGGGCTGCCCTATCCCGGCGGACCCCACATCGATCGGGTTGCCCGCGATGGTGACGGCACTGCGTACGACTTCCCGCGCGCACTCACCGGTCGCGACGCCGAGAAGTACAAGTACGACTTCTCGTTCTCCGGGCTCAAGAGTGCAGTCGCTCGACTCGTTCAACACGAGGAGCGCATGGGTCGTACGTTCAACGTGGCCGATGTCGCGGCCGCGTTCCAGGACTCGGTCTGCGATGTGCTGACCAAGAAGACCATCGCGGCCTGCAAGGACCACGACGTCGACACCCTGATCATCGGCGGAGGTGTCGCCGCCAACGCGCGGCTGCGCCACTTTGCCGAGGAGCGTGCGGCCAAGGCCGGCATCACCGTTCGGGTGCCGCGGCTCGGTCTGTGCACCGACAACGGCGCGATGGTGGCTGCGCTCGGAGCCGAGGTCGTACGCAGGGGACTGCCGCCTTCATCGCTGGATCTGCCCGTCGACTCCAGCATGCCTGTGACGCAGGTACTGGCCGCCTAG
- a CDS encoding DUF664 domain-containing protein: MTPTDTPESFDERSILLQMLRYSQETAVGKVRGLSQELARTAPLPTSPKMSPANILNHLRWVEWSWIHEDLYGKTRTQEPATGSSFGEGSVLPLEDVIRLYEEQAAATLEVFAEVDLDMLMQGTLSDHPLTARWILQHLIEETARHNGHLDILREMADGSVG; encoded by the coding sequence GTGACTCCAACCGATACACCGGAATCGTTCGACGAGCGCAGCATCCTCCTGCAGATGCTCCGCTATTCGCAGGAGACTGCAGTTGGGAAGGTGCGCGGGCTCAGCCAGGAGCTCGCCCGTACGGCACCGCTGCCGACGTCGCCCAAGATGTCTCCGGCCAACATCCTCAACCACCTGCGCTGGGTCGAGTGGTCATGGATCCACGAGGATCTGTACGGCAAGACGCGCACGCAAGAGCCAGCGACTGGCTCGTCCTTCGGTGAGGGCTCCGTACTGCCACTAGAAGATGTGATCCGGCTCTACGAGGAGCAGGCTGCCGCGACGCTTGAGGTCTTTGCTGAGGTCGATTTGGACATGCTCATGCAGGGCACGCTCAGCGACCACCCGCTGACCGCCCGATGGATCCTGCAGCACCTGATCGAGGAGACCGCTCGCCACAACGGACACCTCGACATCCTGCGCGAGATGGCCGACGGCTCAGTCGGCTAG
- a CDS encoding DUF664 domain-containing protein, producing MVRTDTPPAGDERSVMMQMLEYVQQTALFKVRGLSEELARTAPISTSPLTNPASLLNHLRWNEHYWVEVVILGGEDRAPWSEEHPDGELEAGLEVPLQEVIDGYSEQVQLTRTLLADLDFDTEADKVLKDFHPNVRWVVLHLIEETARHNGHLDLLREMADGSVGD from the coding sequence ATGGTCCGTACTGACACTCCTCCTGCCGGCGACGAACGCTCCGTGATGATGCAGATGTTGGAGTACGTCCAACAGACCGCGCTGTTCAAGGTTCGAGGTCTGTCCGAAGAACTCGCCCGTACGGCTCCGATCTCGACATCGCCGCTGACCAACCCGGCATCGCTGCTCAATCACCTGCGGTGGAACGAGCATTACTGGGTAGAGGTCGTCATCCTCGGCGGCGAGGACCGCGCGCCCTGGAGCGAGGAGCACCCCGACGGCGAGCTCGAAGCAGGGCTTGAGGTCCCGCTGCAGGAAGTCATCGACGGCTACTCAGAGCAGGTCCAGCTGACTCGTACGTTGCTCGCAGATCTCGACTTCGACACCGAAGCCGACAAGGTGCTCAAGGACTTCCATCCCAACGTGCGTTGGGTCGTCCTGCACCTCATCGAGGAAACGGCCCGCCACAACGGACATCTCGACTTGCTCCGTGAGATGGCCGACGGTTCCGTCGGGGACTAG
- a CDS encoding lysophospholipid acyltransferase family protein: MRDITYPPVIFTAKTLFKVLGMKFQMSGTENIPREGGAILAANHIGYVDFVFDGFAAHPNKRLVRFMAKKDAFDNKISGPIMRSLHHISVDREHGVESYDQAVEYARNGEIVGIFPEATISRSFEIKELKTGAVRMAAEAGVPLIPMVTWGTQLLKTKDHESDLKGRGKTIGLHVGTPIEVTGEDPVAETEKLRQAMSALLDKAIAEYPISPEGQWWAPARHGGTAPTPEQAKKLDEEELIARAARRAAKAEGKKA, from the coding sequence ATGCGCGACATCACGTACCCGCCGGTCATTTTCACCGCCAAGACGCTGTTCAAGGTCCTCGGCATGAAGTTCCAGATGTCAGGCACCGAGAACATCCCGCGTGAAGGTGGCGCGATCCTGGCCGCCAACCACATCGGCTATGTCGACTTCGTGTTTGACGGTTTCGCAGCGCACCCCAACAAGCGGCTGGTGCGGTTCATGGCCAAGAAGGATGCGTTCGACAACAAGATCTCCGGGCCGATCATGCGATCGCTGCACCACATCTCGGTCGACCGTGAGCACGGTGTGGAGTCGTACGACCAGGCTGTTGAGTACGCGCGCAACGGCGAGATCGTCGGCATCTTCCCCGAGGCCACGATCAGTCGCTCCTTCGAGATCAAGGAGCTCAAAACCGGCGCCGTACGTATGGCTGCCGAGGCTGGCGTTCCGCTGATTCCGATGGTCACGTGGGGCACTCAGCTGCTCAAGACCAAGGACCACGAGTCCGACCTCAAGGGCCGCGGCAAGACGATCGGCCTGCATGTCGGCACCCCGATTGAGGTGACCGGTGAGGATCCCGTCGCCGAGACCGAGAAGTTGCGTCAGGCCATGAGTGCGCTGCTCGACAAGGCAATCGCGGAGTACCCGATCAGCCCCGAGGGACAGTGGTGGGCGCCGGCTCGCCACGGCGGTACGGCTCCGACCCCCGAGCAGGCCAAGAAGCTGGACGAGGAAGAACTCATTGCTCGGGCCGCGCGCCGCGCCGCCAAGGCCGAGGGCAAAAAGGCCTAG
- a CDS encoding DUF5709 domain-containing protein: MTQTPDGLPDESDNLDQLQPEDTLVDRGVDDILDEGYSPAEKWSAGEGFGTTAEEALQGENLDQRIAQEEPDIDPYAEVDGEDLDDGEVGSARAGRLVSPDEGLGEDIDSELFGEDVGIDGAGASAEEAAVHVIEDGD, from the coding sequence ATGACGCAGACGCCTGATGGGTTGCCCGACGAGTCCGACAACCTGGACCAGCTCCAGCCAGAGGACACGTTGGTCGATCGCGGGGTCGACGACATTCTCGATGAGGGCTATTCGCCCGCCGAGAAGTGGTCGGCTGGCGAGGGATTCGGCACGACGGCCGAAGAGGCGCTGCAGGGCGAGAACCTGGATCAGCGCATCGCGCAAGAAGAGCCCGACATCGACCCGTACGCAGAGGTGGATGGTGAGGACCTCGACGACGGAGAGGTTGGTTCAGCGCGGGCTGGCCGCCTCGTCTCCCCGGACGAGGGTCTCGGTGAGGACATCGACTCGGAGCTCTTCGGTGAGGATGTCGGGATTGATGGTGCAGGAGCCAGTGCCGAGGAAGCGGCCGTACACGTGATCGAGGACGGCGACTAG
- a CDS encoding GNAT family N-acetyltransferase, producing the protein MIRPATEADVAVIVSIEAECFGAAAWSEQLVREHLAADHRIALIHDDVAYGVVSVLGDVADLDRIAVVPSVRRGGLARELLDVLVAESSAERMLLEVAADNEAAIGLYESFGFSTISTRKGYYPGGIDALIMELRGTLEP; encoded by the coding sequence ATGATTCGGCCCGCGACCGAGGCTGATGTCGCGGTGATCGTCTCGATCGAAGCCGAGTGCTTCGGTGCTGCGGCCTGGAGCGAACAACTCGTACGCGAACACCTGGCTGCCGATCATCGGATCGCGCTGATCCACGACGACGTCGCGTACGGCGTTGTCTCTGTCCTGGGCGACGTGGCCGATCTTGATCGCATCGCCGTGGTCCCCTCAGTCCGCCGAGGTGGACTAGCTCGCGAGCTGCTGGACGTGCTCGTCGCCGAGTCGAGCGCCGAACGCATGCTGCTCGAGGTCGCTGCCGACAATGAAGCAGCGATCGGACTGTACGAGTCGTTCGGCTTCTCGACGATCAGCACCCGCAAGGGTTACTACCCGGGCGGGATCGACGCACTCATCATGGAATTGCGTGGCACTCTGGAGCCATGA
- the tsaB gene encoding tRNA (adenosine(37)-N6)-threonylcarbamoyltransferase complex dimerization subunit type 1 TsaB: MLLLAFDTATPAITVAVHDGSTVVGEATGHGAMAHGELLAPAIRDAMEQAGAAMADLTDVAVGVGPGPFTGLRVGVVTALTLGSTLGLVQHGVCSLDIVAADVHADTEFLVATDARRKEVYWARYGADGARLDGPHVSFPADLANQHPDLLTYGRGGDLYADVLRPAGEAQDPRASALASAVVAGRVIELPLEPLYLRRPDAVPAIVNNRA, encoded by the coding sequence GTGCTTCTCCTTGCGTTTGATACTGCGACTCCGGCCATCACGGTCGCGGTCCACGATGGCTCGACCGTCGTCGGCGAAGCGACTGGCCATGGAGCGATGGCACACGGTGAGCTGCTGGCCCCGGCGATCCGCGATGCAATGGAGCAGGCTGGTGCGGCGATGGCTGATCTCACCGATGTCGCGGTCGGCGTTGGCCCCGGGCCGTTCACCGGCCTGCGCGTAGGCGTTGTCACTGCGCTGACTCTCGGCTCGACTCTCGGTCTCGTTCAGCATGGTGTCTGCTCGCTCGACATTGTTGCCGCCGACGTCCACGCTGACACGGAATTTCTCGTGGCCACAGATGCTCGGCGCAAAGAGGTCTACTGGGCTCGCTACGGTGCTGACGGCGCACGGCTCGATGGACCGCACGTCTCGTTCCCGGCTGATCTGGCGAACCAACATCCGGACTTGCTCACGTACGGGCGTGGGGGAGACCTGTACGCCGACGTGCTTCGACCGGCAGGCGAGGCCCAGGACCCGCGCGCATCTGCACTCGCATCAGCCGTGGTTGCTGGCCGGGTCATCGAGCTGCCGCTGGAGCCGCTCTACCTGCGCCGCCCAGATGCCGTGCCAGCGATCGTCAACAACCGCGCATGA
- the tsaE gene encoding tRNA (adenosine(37)-N6)-threonylcarbamoyltransferase complex ATPase subunit type 1 TsaE, protein MTALNVIEAGPEHAKQVVDIIHRSFGSRPALDPPSTAMDETEESVAAVLAGPGGLLVERRGLPMGALLFDESRPGLLGLRRVAVDPDLQDRGVASAMVGVAEDTAEERGKDGIWLHVREELPETVQFWTRRFYHPHAQDGSTIEFGKTLWLSREIPTADDMKAFAGRLSTLLHAGDLLVLSGDLGAGKTTFTQGLGDGLGVRGPVTSPTFVIARTHPSLVGGPPLVHVDAYRLGDAAEIDDIDLDATTDDAVTVVEWGDGLAEQLSDSWLHVRIEVRGARPGDPLGTSVDTDGDETRVVTVKPHGPRWVGVPLRSTLLGE, encoded by the coding sequence ATGACCGCCCTCAATGTCATCGAAGCCGGACCTGAGCACGCCAAGCAGGTCGTGGACATCATTCACCGGTCGTTCGGTTCACGACCGGCGCTTGATCCGCCCTCGACCGCAATGGACGAGACGGAGGAGTCAGTAGCGGCCGTACTTGCGGGCCCAGGTGGTCTGCTGGTCGAGCGCCGCGGACTGCCCATGGGCGCGTTGCTGTTCGACGAGTCGCGTCCGGGTCTGCTCGGTCTACGCCGCGTCGCAGTTGACCCTGACCTGCAGGATCGCGGTGTGGCCTCAGCGATGGTCGGTGTCGCAGAAGACACGGCCGAGGAACGCGGCAAGGACGGCATCTGGCTCCACGTACGCGAAGAGCTGCCGGAGACCGTGCAGTTCTGGACGCGTCGTTTCTATCACCCACATGCGCAGGACGGATCGACGATCGAGTTCGGCAAGACGCTGTGGCTGTCGCGTGAGATTCCGACCGCCGATGACATGAAGGCCTTTGCCGGTCGCCTTTCGACGCTGCTGCACGCAGGCGATCTGCTGGTGCTCTCGGGCGACCTCGGAGCTGGCAAGACCACGTTCACGCAGGGATTGGGCGATGGCCTCGGCGTTCGCGGTCCCGTGACCTCGCCGACATTCGTCATTGCGCGTACGCACCCGTCGCTGGTCGGCGGTCCACCGTTGGTGCACGTCGACGCGTATCGGTTGGGCGACGCTGCAGAGATTGATGACATCGATCTGGACGCAACCACCGACGACGCGGTCACGGTCGTCGAATGGGGCGACGGTCTCGCTGAGCAGCTCAGCGACAGCTGGCTCCACGTACGGATTGAGGTGCGCGGGGCACGCCCCGGCGATCCTCTCGGCACTTCGGTCGACACCGACGGAGACGAAACGCGCGTTGTCACGGTCAAGCCCCACGGCCCGCGTTGGGTCGGCGTACCGCTCCGATCCACGCTGCTCGGGGAATAG